A window from Sphingopyxis alaskensis RB2256 encodes these proteins:
- a CDS encoding CopD family protein produces MADWAGFLGATMLWVKAAHIIFVIFLMAGLFMMPRFFVYHQQAMVGSDEDKKWIEREDRLRRIILNPSLVIVWIFGLMLAFNGNYWRETWFIAKLILVLALSGYHGWLIGYFKTLSKGERPLTEKQLRMLNEVPGVAAAIIVILAVVRP; encoded by the coding sequence ATGGCAGACTGGGCAGGATTTCTGGGGGCGACGATGCTTTGGGTCAAAGCCGCGCATATCATTTTCGTGATTTTCCTGATGGCCGGCCTGTTCATGATGCCGCGCTTCTTCGTTTATCACCAACAGGCGATGGTCGGGTCCGACGAGGACAAGAAATGGATCGAGCGCGAGGACCGGCTGCGGCGGATCATCCTGAACCCGTCGCTGGTCATCGTCTGGATCTTCGGGCTGATGCTCGCCTTCAACGGCAATTATTGGCGCGAAACCTGGTTCATCGCCAAATTGATCCTCGTGCTCGCGCTGTCGGGTTATCACGGCTGGCTGATCGGCTATTTCAAGACGCTCAGCAAGGGCGAGCGGCCGCTCACCGAAAAACAGCTGCGGATGCTCAACGAGGTTCCCGGCGTCGCCGCGGCGATCATCGTCATCCTTGCCGTTGTCCGGCCCTGA